A region from the Pseudonocardia petroleophila genome encodes:
- a CDS encoding D-alanine--D-alanine ligase family protein codes for MTSRTVAVLAGGLSHEREVSLRSGRRLATSLRKAGLSVVEWDVDATLLGRIRSDRPDAVAIALHGGEGENGSVQAVLDLVGVPFVGTPAAACRRAWDKPTAKAEFRRAGLTTPDWVALPHSTFRELGAQAVLDAMVERLGLPLMVKPDQGGSALGAQVVQQAAELPAAMVSCLAYADTVLAERFVAGTEVAVSVVHDGAEPRALPPVEVDTAGGVYDYTARYTPGAATFHCPARLDPSTIAALEEAALAAHRLLGLRDVSRLDAVVDAEGRVQILEVNVSPGLTDTSLLPTAAAAADIELGDLYAALVERAVERGH; via the coding sequence GTGACTTCGAGAACGGTGGCCGTGCTGGCCGGTGGGCTGTCCCACGAACGTGAGGTGTCGCTGCGCTCCGGGCGCCGGTTGGCGACGTCGCTGCGCAAGGCGGGGCTTTCGGTCGTCGAGTGGGACGTCGACGCGACCCTGCTCGGCCGCATCCGCTCGGACCGCCCCGACGCGGTCGCGATCGCGCTGCACGGCGGCGAGGGGGAGAACGGGTCGGTGCAGGCGGTGCTGGACCTCGTCGGCGTGCCGTTCGTCGGCACCCCGGCCGCGGCCTGCCGCCGGGCGTGGGACAAGCCGACGGCGAAGGCCGAGTTCCGGCGGGCCGGGCTGACGACGCCGGACTGGGTGGCGCTGCCGCACAGCACGTTCCGCGAGCTCGGGGCGCAGGCCGTCCTGGACGCGATGGTCGAGCGCCTCGGCCTGCCGCTCATGGTGAAGCCGGACCAGGGCGGCTCGGCGCTGGGCGCGCAGGTCGTCCAGCAGGCGGCGGAGCTGCCCGCCGCGATGGTCAGCTGCCTCGCCTACGCCGACACCGTGCTCGCGGAGCGGTTCGTCGCGGGCACGGAGGTGGCGGTCTCGGTGGTGCACGACGGGGCCGAGCCGCGCGCGCTGCCGCCGGTGGAGGTCGACACCGCGGGCGGGGTCTACGACTACACCGCCCGCTACACACCGGGGGCCGCGACGTTCCACTGTCCGGCCCGGCTGGACCCCTCCACGATCGCCGCGCTGGAGGAGGCCGCGCTCGCCGCGCACCGCCTGCTCGGCCTGCGCGACGTGTCCCGGCTCGACGCCGTCGTCGACGCGGAGGGGCGCGTGCAGATCCTCGAGGTGAACGTGTCGCCCGGCCTCACCGACACCTCGCTCCTGCCGACCGCCGCTGCGGCGGCCGACATCGAGCTCGGCGACCTCTACGCGGCGCTCGTCGAGCGCGCGGTGGAACGCGGCCACTGA